One segment of Macrotis lagotis isolate mMagLag1 chromosome 1, bilby.v1.9.chrom.fasta, whole genome shotgun sequence DNA contains the following:
- the ZCCHC3 gene encoding zinc finger CCHC domain-containing protein 3 yields MPSPELYSPGFDQGHGECQPPAPSESVEGEGQQGDTEELGKAGGREVRKKKREEEGGRRKKADAAGFSVLSSVRATGGEEEKKKREEKRMSAASVRGRGQQDDAFNGRFILRLRFQGEDNSCPTRDYVVGTLIIKSIGMNPRDIYAVIQIPGSKEFDVSFRSAEKLDLFLRKYQEKKGQDCWENFVLIQLTKPRLKTLFILFRNETVDTGDIVTWLKRHCDVLTTPVKVADRFGVWTGEYKCEIELWQGEEGINHLPGAFYLGTEKGYSWYKGQPKTCYRCGSKNHMSLTCSQERCFRCGEQGHSTTFCKKGIVCNLCGQKGHIYANCPRAGHSSGISGE; encoded by the coding sequence ATGCCCAGCCCAGAACTGTATTCCCCTGGCTTTGACCAGGGGCATGGTGAGTGTCAGCCGCCCGCTCCAAGCGAGAGTGTGGAAGGAGAGGGCCAGCAGGGAGACACTGAAGAGTTAGGGAAGGCTGGTGGCAGGgaggtgaggaagaagaagagggaggaggaaggggggagaaggaagaaagcagATGCTGCtggtttttctgttttgtcttccGTAAGGGCtacaggaggagaggaggagaagaagaagagagaagagaagaggatgagTGCAGCCTCTGTTCGGGGAAGAGGACAGCAGGACGATGCCTTCAATGGAAGATTCATCCTGAGGCTCCGATTCCAAGGCGAGGACAACAGCTGCCCAACCAGAGACTATGTTGTGGGGACACTGATCATCAAGTCAATCGGGATGAACCCAAGAGACATATATGCAGTTATTCAAATCCCAGGCAGTAAGGAATTTGATGTGAGCTTCAGATCAGCCGAGAAATTGGACTTATTTTTGAGAAAGTACCAGGAGAAAAAGGGCCAGGACTGCTGGGAGAACTTTGTGCTGATTCAGCTGACAAAACCAAGGCTAAAGACCCTGTTCATCCTCTTTAGGAATGAAACCGTGGATACAGGAGACATTGTGACTTGGTTAAAGAGACATTGTGATGTGTTAACCACCCCAGTCAAAGTGGCTGATCGGTTTGGGGTCTGGACTGGGGAATATAAGTGTGAAATTGAACTGTGGCAAGGGGAGGAGGGGATTAACCACCTGCCAGGGGCCTTTTATTTAGGGACAGAGAAGGGTTATAGTTGGTATAAGGGTCAGCCCAAGACCTGTTATAGATGTGGTTCCAAGAATCACATGAGTTTAACATGTAGCCAGGAAAGGTGCTTTAGGTGTGGAGAGCAAGGACATAGCACCACCTTCTGCAAAAAGGGAATTGTGTGTAACCTCTGTGGGCAGAAAGGACATATTTATGCAAACTGTCCCAGAGCAGGCCATTCATCTGGAATCAGTGGGGAATGA